A window of the Myxococcus fulvus genome harbors these coding sequences:
- a CDS encoding endonuclease/exonuclease/phosphatase family protein yields MSPSSHVVSLVCAVLGASPSPPATVRVMAYNVLYSSPAEDIDKSLEVIEKEAPEVLCLRELTPGFAAAFRKRLGKDYPHLKLMPRKGGWGVGLASRHPLRRVERFPQKPHRMPGLEADVVVGGRTLKVACLHLMPPGASHRQEDSLLEMLRKNATLRKHQAEALVKRYAKERGPVLLFGDMNESRTQEAMTAFAAAGFTHACDGPDALCGDTWPGAASVVPSFVEIDHILGRQLSLSGAKVLHGGGSDHFAVRASVALPP; encoded by the coding sequence ATGAGTCCCTCCAGCCACGTCGTGTCGCTCGTCTGCGCTGTCCTCGGTGCCTCGCCGTCGCCGCCCGCGACGGTGCGGGTGATGGCCTACAACGTCCTCTACTCCTCGCCGGCGGAGGACATCGACAAGTCGCTGGAGGTCATCGAGAAGGAGGCGCCGGAGGTCCTCTGTCTGCGCGAGCTGACGCCTGGGTTCGCGGCCGCCTTCCGGAAGCGATTGGGGAAGGACTATCCCCACCTCAAGCTCATGCCTCGAAAGGGGGGCTGGGGCGTGGGGCTCGCCAGCCGACACCCGCTGCGGCGGGTGGAGCGCTTTCCCCAGAAGCCACACCGCATGCCCGGGCTCGAAGCAGACGTGGTCGTCGGTGGGCGGACGCTGAAGGTCGCCTGTCTCCACCTGATGCCGCCAGGGGCCTCGCATCGCCAGGAAGACAGCCTCCTCGAGATGCTCAGGAAGAACGCGACGCTCCGCAAGCACCAGGCGGAGGCCCTGGTGAAGCGCTACGCCAAGGAGCGCGGCCCCGTGCTCCTGTTCGGAGACATGAACGAGTCGCGCACGCAGGAGGCGATGACGGCCTTCGCCGCCGCGGGTTTCACGCATGCCTGTGATGGGCCGGACGCGCTCTGTGGCGACACCTGGCCGGGCGCGGCCTCCGTGGTCCCCAGCTTCGTGGAGATAGACCACATCCTGGGACGACAGCTCTC
- a CDS encoding HNH endonuclease, which produces MSPDSDWPIRVAAINALQERVRRHGDVLPWEVIDAGFTYKGETLHFANRARGIFWPRQMRETALSIKTTVPRQGREARYDDLPSDEGFDYRFQGEDVDGRDNRRLVRAMELDAPLIYFYGIEPGLYAPIWPVYISGVDLATKSFTVASGLPEAQVRAPGSYAADSKLLGLERRYTTVQVKKRLHQVAFRQHVLRAYEQRCAICRFPRRELLDAAHILPDRDVRGRPEVPNGLALCKLHHGAFDTDLLGIRPDGVIEIARRLMAEQDGPTLEHGLKGFAGKPLGVIPLLPAQRPRSEYLEERYERFRLTRDA; this is translated from the coding sequence ATGTCCCCCGACTCCGACTGGCCCATCCGCGTCGCCGCCATCAACGCCCTGCAGGAGCGGGTGCGTCGCCATGGTGACGTGCTGCCCTGGGAGGTCATCGACGCGGGCTTCACCTACAAGGGTGAGACGCTCCACTTCGCCAACCGGGCGCGTGGCATCTTCTGGCCCCGGCAGATGCGAGAGACAGCGCTCTCCATCAAGACCACCGTGCCACGCCAGGGACGCGAGGCGCGCTACGACGACCTCCCCTCCGATGAGGGCTTCGACTACCGGTTCCAGGGAGAGGATGTCGACGGACGCGACAACCGGAGGCTCGTGCGCGCCATGGAGCTGGACGCGCCGCTCATCTACTTCTACGGAATCGAGCCCGGCCTCTACGCGCCCATCTGGCCCGTCTACATCTCCGGCGTGGACCTGGCCACGAAGTCCTTCACCGTGGCGTCCGGCCTGCCGGAGGCGCAGGTGCGCGCACCGGGGAGCTATGCGGCGGACTCGAAGCTGCTCGGCCTGGAGCGCCGCTACACCACGGTGCAGGTGAAGAAGCGCCTGCACCAGGTCGCCTTCCGACAGCACGTGCTGCGCGCCTATGAGCAGCGCTGCGCCATCTGTCGCTTCCCGCGCCGGGAGCTGCTGGACGCGGCCCACATCCTCCCGGACCGGGACGTGCGTGGCAGGCCCGAGGTGCCCAACGGCCTGGCGCTGTGCAAGCTCCACCACGGCGCCTTCGACACGGACCTGCTGGGCATCCGCCCTGACGGCGTCATCGAAATCGCCCGGCGATTGATGGCCGAGCAGGACGGGCCCACGCTGGAGCACGGGCTCAAGGGCTTCGCGGGCAAGCCCCTGGGCGTCATTCCCCTGCTCCCCGCCCAACGCCCCCGCTCCGAGTATCTGGAAGAGCGCTACGAGCGCTTCCGCCTCACTCGCGACGCCTGA
- a CDS encoding RCC1 domain-containing protein: MGLLLSVGCGQQEPGAESRSEDSQSAAISRTRPRVKLAANENHSLAIRANGTVWASGRNFAGVLGREDISGSATPLEVPGLTGALSVAAGSAFSMALRSGGTVWTWGQGVWGQLGSPDYPAAGATRATPAQVPGLEGVVAIAAGSTHALALKGDGTVWAWGLNSNGQLGTGASGAQQNTPVQVSGLANVAAVFARGATSFAIRSDGTLWGWGSNEYAVLGSHLFPDQSAFPRQVPGLTNVVAVSQGLEHVLAVKSDSTVWTWGMKDPGIESYYVEPVQVAGLTGVVDVAAGTNSSYAIKSNGTVWSWGENTHGQLGDGTKQRRPNPILVPGLTGVSTLAAGATHVLALRGDGSIWSWGSNYKGELGDGVPMNTATPALVQDANVTGALAVAAGHSHSLLLQSDGTVWSWGDNEAGQLGDGTRVRRIVPAQVPTLQDITAIAAAGQRSLALRVDGTVWAWGKNTLVPTRVPGLENVTAISTSLEHSLALRDDATVWAWGTNTEGQLGDGTLTSRTTPVKVLTLTNVMKISATNYNSYAITYDGSAWAWGYNGYGQVGDGTTTLRRSTPVRIPGLSNVVAIAGGSYHGMAVLVDGSGWSWGVDYRGAGMSLFTNANRLVPRPMYVTGLFDVVSSESMAVATTFTGTAWARGTNTWGQVGDGTTDFLEEAIQVQGITSGVTSIALGDRHTLAIHSDGTLWSWGNNSDGQLARGQAFDTLLPAPSLLD, from the coding sequence TTGGGACTCCTGCTGTCCGTGGGCTGTGGACAACAGGAACCCGGCGCCGAGAGCAGGTCTGAAGACAGTCAGTCGGCGGCGATTTCTCGCACCCGGCCCCGGGTCAAGCTCGCCGCGAACGAGAACCACTCGCTGGCCATCCGCGCGAACGGGACGGTGTGGGCCTCGGGAAGGAACTTCGCGGGTGTGCTCGGCAGGGAGGACATCAGCGGGAGCGCGACGCCCCTGGAGGTCCCCGGCCTGACGGGGGCCCTCTCCGTCGCGGCGGGCAGCGCGTTCTCCATGGCGCTGCGCTCGGGTGGCACCGTGTGGACCTGGGGGCAGGGCGTCTGGGGACAGCTGGGCTCGCCCGACTACCCCGCCGCGGGAGCCACCCGCGCGACGCCCGCGCAGGTGCCCGGCCTGGAAGGCGTGGTGGCCATCGCCGCGGGGAGCACGCATGCCCTCGCGCTGAAGGGCGACGGCACGGTGTGGGCCTGGGGGCTCAACTCGAACGGCCAGCTCGGCACGGGCGCCAGCGGCGCCCAACAGAACACCCCGGTCCAGGTCTCGGGGCTGGCGAACGTGGCCGCCGTGTTCGCCCGGGGCGCCACCTCCTTCGCCATCCGCTCGGATGGGACGCTGTGGGGCTGGGGGAGCAACGAGTACGCGGTGCTGGGCTCGCACCTCTTCCCCGACCAGAGCGCCTTCCCCCGGCAGGTCCCCGGCTTGACGAACGTCGTGGCGGTGTCCCAGGGGCTCGAGCACGTGTTGGCCGTGAAGTCGGACAGCACCGTCTGGACCTGGGGGATGAAGGACCCGGGCATCGAGTCCTATTACGTCGAGCCCGTCCAGGTCGCGGGCCTGACGGGCGTCGTCGACGTGGCCGCGGGCACGAACTCCTCGTACGCCATCAAGTCCAACGGCACGGTGTGGAGCTGGGGTGAGAACACCCACGGGCAGCTCGGGGATGGCACCAAGCAGCGCCGCCCCAACCCCATCCTCGTGCCCGGGCTGACGGGCGTGTCGACGCTCGCCGCGGGCGCCACCCACGTCCTCGCGCTGCGCGGCGATGGGAGCATCTGGAGCTGGGGCAGCAACTACAAGGGAGAGCTGGGCGATGGTGTCCCCATGAACACCGCGACGCCCGCGCTCGTGCAGGACGCCAACGTCACGGGAGCGCTCGCCGTCGCGGCGGGCCACTCCCACTCCCTGCTGCTCCAATCCGATGGCACCGTGTGGTCCTGGGGCGACAACGAGGCCGGTCAGCTCGGCGACGGCACGCGGGTGCGCCGAATCGTCCCCGCGCAGGTGCCCACGCTGCAGGACATCACCGCCATCGCCGCGGCGGGCCAGCGCTCGCTCGCCCTGCGCGTCGACGGCACCGTCTGGGCCTGGGGCAAGAACACCCTGGTCCCCACGCGCGTGCCGGGCCTCGAGAACGTCACCGCCATCTCCACCAGCCTCGAGCACTCGCTGGCCCTGCGGGACGACGCCACCGTGTGGGCCTGGGGCACCAACACGGAAGGCCAGCTGGGCGACGGCACCCTCACCTCTCGCACCACCCCCGTGAAGGTCCTCACCCTGACGAACGTCATGAAGATCTCCGCCACGAATTACAACTCGTACGCCATCACCTACGACGGCTCGGCCTGGGCCTGGGGGTACAATGGTTATGGGCAGGTTGGAGACGGGACGACGACCTTGCGGCGCAGTACGCCTGTCCGCATTCCGGGGCTGAGCAACGTCGTCGCCATCGCGGGAGGCAGCTACCACGGGATGGCCGTGCTCGTGGACGGCAGCGGCTGGAGCTGGGGCGTGGACTACCGCGGCGCCGGAATGTCCCTCTTCACCAACGCCAACAGACTGGTGCCCAGGCCCATGTACGTCACAGGCCTGTTCGACGTCGTCTCGTCCGAGTCCATGGCGGTGGCAACCACGTTCACGGGCACCGCCTGGGCCCGAGGCACCAACACCTGGGGACAGGTGGGCGACGGCACCACGGACTTCCTGGAAGAGGCCATCCAGGTGCAGGGCATCACCAGCGGCGTGACCTCCATCGCGCTGGGCGACCGGCACACGCTCGCCATCCATTCGGATGGGACGCTCTGGTCCTGGGGCAACAACTCCGACGGGCAGCTCGCCCGCGGTCAGGCCTTCGACACGCTCCTGCCCGCCCCCTCCCTGCTGGACTGA
- a CDS encoding ammonia-forming cytochrome c nitrite reductase subunit c552 — translation MTEPQKAPGKRRRFSGVRLVVAVAVAAALASAGVTALLVNIMERKQEARNPFYRVVELDDTITDPAVWGKNFPLQYDSYKRTVDQQRTRYGGSEAVARTPTKADPRSVVAQSRLEEDPRLVTLWSGYAFATDFREERGHAHMLEDQVFTERQHVTAQPGTCIHCHGSVYVPYKKLGDGDLIKGFEKMNQMPFAQARKLVDHPVSCIDCHDPTTMQLRVTRPGFIEGIAALKASQGVPDFKVNEHATRQEMRTYVCGQCHVEYYFKGKEKRLTYPWAKGINIDQIMAYYDEDGHTDWTHQLTGAKVLKAQHPEFEMYNQGIHAKSGVACADCHMPYQREGAMKVSDHHVRSPLLNINRACQTCHKWSEAELLSRAETIQTRTFETRNIAMDALVDLIHDLQNAQKAGASDEALAKARDYQKRAQFYLDFVEAENSMGFHADQEAVRILSNSINFSRLGQNALRPEGGASTAPDTRPQGAPKPVSPAAEGTQQGSR, via the coding sequence ATGACCGAGCCCCAGAAGGCTCCTGGGAAGCGGCGGCGGTTCAGCGGCGTCCGGCTGGTGGTGGCGGTGGCCGTGGCGGCCGCGCTGGCCTCTGCGGGCGTCACCGCGCTCCTGGTCAACATCATGGAGCGCAAGCAGGAGGCGCGAAATCCGTTCTACCGGGTGGTGGAACTGGACGACACCATCACCGACCCCGCCGTGTGGGGGAAGAACTTCCCGCTCCAGTACGACAGCTACAAGCGCACGGTGGACCAGCAGCGCACCCGCTACGGCGGCAGCGAGGCCGTGGCTCGCACGCCCACGAAGGCGGACCCGCGCTCGGTGGTGGCGCAGAGCCGGCTGGAGGAGGACCCGCGCCTGGTCACCCTGTGGAGCGGCTACGCCTTCGCCACCGACTTCCGCGAGGAGCGCGGACACGCGCACATGCTCGAGGACCAGGTCTTCACCGAGCGCCAGCACGTGACGGCGCAGCCGGGCACCTGCATCCACTGTCACGGCAGCGTGTACGTGCCCTACAAGAAGCTGGGCGACGGGGACCTCATCAAGGGCTTCGAGAAGATGAACCAGATGCCCTTCGCCCAGGCCCGCAAGCTCGTGGACCACCCGGTGTCCTGCATCGACTGCCATGACCCCACGACGATGCAGCTGCGCGTCACGCGCCCCGGCTTCATCGAGGGCATCGCCGCGCTCAAGGCCAGCCAGGGTGTGCCCGACTTCAAGGTGAACGAGCACGCCACCCGCCAGGAGATGCGCACGTACGTCTGCGGGCAGTGCCACGTCGAGTACTACTTCAAGGGCAAGGAGAAGCGCCTGACGTACCCGTGGGCCAAGGGCATCAACATCGACCAGATCATGGCCTACTACGACGAGGACGGGCACACCGACTGGACGCACCAGCTCACGGGCGCCAAGGTCCTCAAGGCGCAGCACCCCGAGTTCGAGATGTACAACCAGGGCATCCACGCCAAGAGCGGCGTGGCCTGCGCGGACTGCCACATGCCCTACCAGCGCGAGGGCGCCATGAAGGTCAGCGACCACCACGTGCGCAGCCCGCTGCTCAACATCAACCGCGCCTGCCAGACGTGTCACAAGTGGAGCGAGGCGGAGCTGCTCAGCCGCGCGGAGACAATCCAGACGCGCACCTTCGAGACGCGCAACATCGCCATGGACGCGCTGGTGGACCTCATCCACGACCTGCAGAACGCCCAGAAGGCGGGCGCGTCCGACGAGGCGCTGGCCAAGGCGCGGGACTACCAGAAGCGCGCCCAGTTCTACCTGGACTTCGTGGAGGCGGAGAACTCGATGGGCTTCCACGCGGACCAGGAGGCGGTGCGCATCCTGAGCAACTCCATCAACTTCTCGCGCCTGGGACAGAACGCGCTGCGCCCCGAGGGCGGGGCCTCCACCGCGCCGGACACGCGGCCCCAGGGTGCGCCGAAGCCGGTGTCTCCGGCCGCGGAGGGCACGCAGCAGGGCTCGCGGTGA
- the nrfH gene encoding cytochrome c nitrite reductase small subunit, translating into MLSAPRTVLAVSLGIALGVAVGLGGFTFVYAKGASYLQDDPAACANCHIMNEQYDGWRKSSHHAVATCNDCHTPAGLLPKYYTKASNGFWHSYYFTTGTFPDPIRLRPGNRVVTENACRKCHASIVEAIETPPAGHEQVAPGEQLQCLTCHNSVGHPEGSGNPELIRQEIAR; encoded by the coding sequence GTGCTCTCCGCGCCCCGCACCGTCCTGGCCGTGAGTCTCGGCATCGCGCTCGGCGTCGCGGTGGGCCTGGGAGGCTTCACCTTCGTCTACGCGAAGGGCGCGTCGTATCTACAGGACGACCCGGCCGCGTGCGCCAACTGCCACATCATGAATGAGCAGTACGACGGCTGGCGCAAGAGCAGCCACCACGCGGTGGCCACCTGCAACGACTGTCACACGCCGGCGGGCCTCTTGCCCAAGTACTACACGAAGGCGAGCAACGGCTTCTGGCACTCGTACTACTTCACCACCGGCACCTTCCCGGACCCCATCCGGCTGCGTCCGGGCAACCGCGTGGTGACGGAGAACGCGTGCCGCAAGTGCCACGCCTCGATTGTCGAGGCCATCGAGACGCCCCCCGCGGGCCATGAGCAGGTGGCCCCCGGTGAGCAGCTCCAGTGCCTCACCTGCCACAACTCGGTGGGTCACCCCGAAGGCTCGGGCAACCCCGAGCTCATCCGTCAGGAGATTGCACGATGA
- a CDS encoding lectin — MTRRPPPVAASRIILAACLITLTACEATPEQGGSELESQSAAVTAGTRLISAQSGRCLDVSQNSQTSGQGLNIYDCHGQGNQRFLFTPEGELRVFDGAWCVQPATATAGARAVISACTGAAAQRWVRNANGTVVHTASSLCLDVSGGATANSSPVIVWDCNGQTNQQWNLPADTQPPTVPTGLVVTNLTCNTATLSWAESTDNQGVAFYDVYHDGQLMKSVSGAVLSTGLTVVPGATWGLYVNARDAAGNVSQGSATLSITPPPCQVDTQAPSIPTGLTATATGTSVTLNWTASTDNVGVSAYVVFRDGVQVATVPGTPPATTFVDSGLSANTAYVYSVLARDAQGNASARSTTASVTTGQACTNPVCSVTQVATDTDIPWGLVSLPDGAVLYGRRDAQDIVRLDPVTGQKTSVGTVPNVQSTDGEGGLMGIVLSPTFATDRWLYVMHTSPTDNRIVRLRYENGSLNTASLQVLLQGIGRNKFHNGGRLRFGPDGKLYAATGDAQNAAYAQDLNNLAGKVLRLNADGTIPSDNPFGNYVWSYGHRNPQGLAFDSQGRLWEQEFGNSVMDETNLIQRGGNYGWPNCEGTVSQGGSGCATPGYIVPKQTYTTAAGSCSGIAVVRDVLYVACARGTRLYREVISGTELTNVQQFFVGTYGRLRTVEPTLDGNLWLTTTNQGDKDSIPNNSNERIFRVVLGQ; from the coding sequence ATGACTCGTCGTCCGCCGCCCGTCGCAGCAAGCCGCATCATCCTCGCCGCCTGTCTCATCACCCTCACCGCCTGTGAAGCCACCCCGGAGCAAGGTGGCTCGGAGCTCGAGTCGCAGTCCGCCGCGGTGACGGCGGGCACGCGGCTCATCAGCGCGCAGTCCGGTCGCTGTCTGGACGTGTCGCAGAACAGCCAGACCTCGGGCCAGGGGCTCAACATCTATGACTGCCACGGGCAGGGGAACCAGCGGTTCCTGTTCACGCCCGAGGGCGAGCTGCGCGTGTTCGATGGCGCCTGGTGCGTGCAGCCGGCCACCGCCACCGCCGGAGCGCGCGCGGTCATCAGCGCCTGCACGGGCGCGGCCGCCCAGCGCTGGGTCCGAAACGCCAATGGCACGGTGGTCCACACCGCGTCCTCGCTGTGCCTGGACGTTTCCGGCGGGGCCACCGCGAACAGCTCGCCGGTCATCGTCTGGGATTGCAACGGCCAGACGAACCAGCAGTGGAACCTGCCGGCGGACACCCAGCCGCCCACCGTGCCCACGGGGCTGGTGGTGACGAACCTGACGTGCAACACGGCCACGCTCTCGTGGGCCGAGTCCACGGACAACCAGGGCGTCGCCTTCTACGACGTCTACCATGACGGTCAGCTCATGAAGTCCGTCTCCGGCGCCGTCCTGTCCACCGGGCTGACGGTGGTCCCCGGCGCGACGTGGGGTCTGTATGTGAATGCGCGCGACGCCGCGGGCAACGTCTCGCAGGGCAGCGCCACGCTGAGCATCACCCCGCCGCCGTGCCAGGTGGACACCCAGGCCCCGAGCATCCCCACGGGCCTCACCGCCACCGCCACGGGCACCAGCGTCACGCTCAACTGGACGGCATCCACGGACAACGTGGGAGTGAGCGCTTACGTCGTGTTCCGGGACGGCGTGCAGGTGGCCACGGTGCCCGGCACCCCGCCCGCGACGACCTTCGTGGACAGCGGCCTGTCCGCGAACACCGCCTATGTCTACAGCGTGCTCGCCCGGGACGCGCAGGGAAACGCGTCCGCGCGGAGCACCACGGCAAGCGTGACGACGGGCCAGGCGTGCACCAACCCCGTCTGCTCCGTCACCCAGGTGGCCACGGACACGGACATCCCGTGGGGTCTGGTCAGCCTGCCGGACGGCGCGGTGCTCTACGGGCGCCGGGACGCGCAGGACATCGTCCGGCTGGACCCGGTGACGGGACAGAAGACGTCGGTGGGGACGGTGCCCAACGTGCAGAGCACCGACGGAGAGGGCGGGCTGATGGGCATCGTGCTCTCGCCCACCTTCGCCACGGACCGCTGGCTGTATGTCATGCACACCTCGCCCACGGACAACCGCATCGTCCGGCTCAGGTACGAGAACGGGTCGCTCAATACGGCGTCGCTCCAGGTGCTGTTGCAGGGCATCGGCCGCAACAAGTTCCACAACGGCGGGCGGCTGCGCTTCGGACCGGACGGCAAGCTCTACGCGGCCACGGGGGACGCGCAGAACGCGGCCTATGCGCAGGACCTCAACAACCTGGCGGGCAAGGTGCTGCGGCTCAACGCGGACGGCACCATCCCGTCCGACAACCCCTTCGGCAACTACGTGTGGAGCTACGGCCACCGCAACCCCCAGGGGCTGGCGTTCGACTCGCAGGGGCGGCTGTGGGAGCAGGAGTTCGGCAACTCGGTGATGGACGAGACGAACCTCATCCAGCGCGGCGGCAACTATGGCTGGCCCAACTGCGAGGGCACGGTGTCCCAGGGTGGCTCGGGCTGCGCGACACCCGGCTACATCGTGCCGAAGCAGACCTACACCACGGCGGCGGGCTCGTGCTCGGGCATCGCCGTGGTCCGCGACGTCCTCTACGTGGCCTGCGCCCGGGGCACCCGCCTCTACCGCGAGGTCATCAGCGGCACGGAGCTGACGAACGTGCAGCAGTTCTTCGTCGGCACCTACGGCCGGCTGCGCACCGTGGAGCCCACCCTGGACGGCAACCTCTGGCTGACCACCACCAACCAGGGTGACAAGGACAGCATCCCGAACAACAGCAACGAGCGCATCTTCCGCGTCGTGCTCGGACAGTAG